The Anguilla anguilla isolate fAngAng1 chromosome 4, fAngAng1.pri, whole genome shotgun sequence genome has a window encoding:
- the LOC118225676 gene encoding flavin-containing monooxygenase 5-like isoform X1 yields the protein MGRRVAVIGAGSSGLACIKCCLDEGLVPVCFESSDDIGGLWRYKENPESDRASIYHSVIINTSKEMMCFSDFPIPAEFPNYMHNSLIMDYFRMYAEHFQLTRHVRFQTSVCSVNQRPDFSQSGQWDVVTENREGRKEKHIFDAVMICIGHHVYPNMPLKDFPGIETFKGTYFHSRDYKTPEEWRGKRVVVIGIGNSGGDIAVELSRVTKQLFLSTRRGAWILNRVGDNGFPLDISFNRVLNLLRVILPFSLLCRLGESRLNQRFNHKLYALQPKHRLFSQHPTVNDELPNRILSGTVCVKPNVCQFQGSSVVFEDGTVEEDIDLVVFATGYSFSYPFLSSSVLGVTENRASLYKYVFPPELERPTLAIIGLVQPLGAIMPVAEMQARWAARVFKGLNKLPPKDAMLKDIKEKAETMAKRYVTSPRHTIQVDYVPYMDELAREVGVRPNFLGLLLRDPRVGLSVLLGPCTPYQFRLRGPGRWEGARQAILTQWERVAKPMKTRPVPECPRSSTLSLLLPVSVATLLLAVLYIKKNNLTVLQDSANSLLDSWKMYFAVP from the exons ATGGGCCGCCGTGTAGCAGTGATTGGGGCAGGAAGCTCAGGACTGGCCTGTATCAAGTGCTGCCTGGATGAGGGGCTGGTGCCTGTCTGCTTCGAGAGCAGCGATGACATCGGGGGACTGTGGAGGTACAAG GAGAATCCTGAGTCAGACCGGGCCAGCATCTACCACTCTGTTATCATCAATACCTCCAAGGAGATGATGTGCTTCAGTGATTTTCCCATCCCAGCTGAGTTCCCAAACTACATGCACAACTCCCTGATCATGGACTACTTCCGCATGTACGCAGAGCACTTCCAGCTCACTCGCCACGTCCGCTTCCAG ACCAGTGTCTGCAGTGTGAATCAGAGGCCTGACTTCTCTCAGTCGGGGCAGTGGGACGTTGTGACTGAGAACCGAGAAGGTCGTAAAGAGAAGCACATCTTTGACGCTGTGATGATATGCATAGGACACCATGTTTACCCCAACATGCCCTTGAAAGACTTTCCTG GTATCGAGACTTTTAAGGGGACGTACTTCCACAGCCGTGACTACAAAACCCCAGAAGAGTGGCGAGGGAAGAGGGTGGTTGTGATTGGGATTGGGAACTCTGGTGGGGACATTGCTGTAGAGCTGAGCAGAGTGACTAAGCAG cTGTTCCTTAGCACTCGTCGGGGGGCATGGATCTTGAACCGTGTGGGAGACAACGGTTTCCCATTAGACATTAGTTTTAACAGGGTGCTAAATCTACTGCGGGTCATCCTGCCCTTCAGCCTTCTGTGCAGACTCGGAGAGAGTAGACTAAACCAGCGCTTCAACCACAAGCTCTATGCTCTGCAACCCAAACAcag GCTGTTCAGCCAGCATCCCACTGTAAACGATGAGCTGCCCAACCGTATCCTCTCGGGCACAGTGTGCGTGAAGCCCAACGTGTGCCAGTTCCAGGGCTCCAGTGTGGTGTTCGAGGACGGCACGGTGGAAGAGGACATCGACCTCGTGGTCTTCGCCACCGGCTACAGCTTCTCTTATCCCTTCCTTTCCTCGTCTGTACTCGGTGTTACCGAAAACAGGGCCTCACTTTACAAGTACGTTTTCCCTCCTGAGCTTGAACGCCCCACGCTGGCCATTATTGGTCTGGTCCAGCCCCTGGGTGCCATCATGCCCGTAGCAGAGATGCAGGCACGCTGGGCTGCACGTGTGTTCAAAG GGTTGAATAAGTTGCCTCCCAAGGATGCCATGTTGAAGGACATAAAAGAAAAGGCAGAAACAATGGCCAAGAG GTATGTGACTTCTCCGAGGCACACCATTCAGGTGGATTACGTCCCTTACATGGATGAACTGGCGCGGGAGGTGGGGGTGCGGCCCAACTtcctgggcctgctgctgcgAGACCCTCGTGTGGGTCTGAGTGTGCTGCTGGGTCCCTGCACCCCGTACCAGTTCCGGCTGCGTGGCCCGGGACGGTGGGAGGGGGCTCGCCAGGCCATCCTCACGCAGTGGGAGCGGGTGGCCAAACCCATGAAGACGCGCCCTGTGCCAGAGTGTCCGCGCTCCTCCACCCTGTCCCTGTTGCTTCCTGTGTCTGTCGCCACTCTGCTACTAGCAGTTCTCTACATTAAAAAGAACAACCTCACCGTCCTGCAGGACTCTGCCAACAGCCTCTTGGACAGCTGGAAGATGTACTTTGCAGTGCCTTGA
- the LOC118225676 gene encoding flavin-containing monooxygenase 5-like isoform X2 codes for MGRRVAVIGAGSSGLACIKCCLDEGLVPVCFESSDDIGGLWRYKENPESDRASIYHSVIINTSKEMMCFSDFPIPAEFPNYMHNSLIMDYFRMYAEHFQLTRHVRFQTSVCSVNQRPDFSQSGQWDVVTENREGRKEKHIFDAVMICIGHHVYPNMPLKDFPGIETFKGTYFHSRDYKTPEEWRGKRVVVIGIGNSGGDIAVELSRVTKQLFLSTRRGAWILNRVGDNGFPLDISFNRVLNLLRVILPFSLLCRLGESRLNQRFNHKLYALQPKHRLFSQHPTVNDELPNRILSGTVCVKPNVCQFQGSSVVFEDGTVEEDIDLVVFATGYSFSYPFLSSSVLGVTENRASLYKYVFPPELERPTLAIIGLVQPLGAIMPVAEMQARWAARVFKGRPPFLIIS; via the exons ATGGGCCGCCGTGTAGCAGTGATTGGGGCAGGAAGCTCAGGACTGGCCTGTATCAAGTGCTGCCTGGATGAGGGGCTGGTGCCTGTCTGCTTCGAGAGCAGCGATGACATCGGGGGACTGTGGAGGTACAAG GAGAATCCTGAGTCAGACCGGGCCAGCATCTACCACTCTGTTATCATCAATACCTCCAAGGAGATGATGTGCTTCAGTGATTTTCCCATCCCAGCTGAGTTCCCAAACTACATGCACAACTCCCTGATCATGGACTACTTCCGCATGTACGCAGAGCACTTCCAGCTCACTCGCCACGTCCGCTTCCAG ACCAGTGTCTGCAGTGTGAATCAGAGGCCTGACTTCTCTCAGTCGGGGCAGTGGGACGTTGTGACTGAGAACCGAGAAGGTCGTAAAGAGAAGCACATCTTTGACGCTGTGATGATATGCATAGGACACCATGTTTACCCCAACATGCCCTTGAAAGACTTTCCTG GTATCGAGACTTTTAAGGGGACGTACTTCCACAGCCGTGACTACAAAACCCCAGAAGAGTGGCGAGGGAAGAGGGTGGTTGTGATTGGGATTGGGAACTCTGGTGGGGACATTGCTGTAGAGCTGAGCAGAGTGACTAAGCAG cTGTTCCTTAGCACTCGTCGGGGGGCATGGATCTTGAACCGTGTGGGAGACAACGGTTTCCCATTAGACATTAGTTTTAACAGGGTGCTAAATCTACTGCGGGTCATCCTGCCCTTCAGCCTTCTGTGCAGACTCGGAGAGAGTAGACTAAACCAGCGCTTCAACCACAAGCTCTATGCTCTGCAACCCAAACAcag GCTGTTCAGCCAGCATCCCACTGTAAACGATGAGCTGCCCAACCGTATCCTCTCGGGCACAGTGTGCGTGAAGCCCAACGTGTGCCAGTTCCAGGGCTCCAGTGTGGTGTTCGAGGACGGCACGGTGGAAGAGGACATCGACCTCGTGGTCTTCGCCACCGGCTACAGCTTCTCTTATCCCTTCCTTTCCTCGTCTGTACTCGGTGTTACCGAAAACAGGGCCTCACTTTACAAGTACGTTTTCCCTCCTGAGCTTGAACGCCCCACGCTGGCCATTATTGGTCTGGTCCAGCCCCTGGGTGCCATCATGCCCGTAGCAGAGATGCAGGCACGCTGGGCTGCACGTGTGTTCAAAGGTAGGCCTCCCTTTCTCAT aatcagttaa
- the LOC118225674 gene encoding flavin-containing monooxygenase 5-like isoform X1, whose protein sequence is MTRRVAVIGAGCSGLACIKCCLDEGLVPVCFESSADIGGLWRYKEKPEPGRTNIYRSLICNSSKEMLSYSDFPPPAEFPNNMHHSQLLQYLQLYVEHFNLLQHIQFQTTVSCVKQGPDFSRSGQWVVETEKKGSGKESHIFDAVMVCTGHYTQPHLPLKDFPGISTFAGKYFHSWEYEFAEDLQGKRIVVVGIGNSGGDIAADSSRVAEQVYLSTRRGAWVVSRIGDDGLPADFMQGARLSMLVQRYLPSWADKCTAQTVNQHLNHRLYGLLPSHGFSKQIPVVNDDLPGRIISGRVVVKPNVKQFRGSSVVFEDGTVVDKVDVVVFATGYNYDFPFLPSSLKAKAGYRMSLYKHVFPPSLECPTLAVIGFIHGLGAIIPLAEMQARWATRVFQGLQKLPPQKRMLLDIEKETREMHQRFACSKRNPLQVEYIPYMDDLARQVGVLPNFLGLLLRDPRLGLSVLLGPYTPYQYRLRGPGRWEGARQAILTQWERVTRPFKTRPVPEARASAAPLLLTVSGAALLLAAVYSQRKTPAILPDPAAVLNRLCSLPGIVWRMRPCLKLQ, encoded by the exons ATGACCCGCCGTGTAGCAGTGATTGGGGCAGGATGCTCAGGACTGGCCTGTATCAAGTGCTGCCTGGATGAGGGGCTGGTGCCTGTCTGCTTCGAGAGCAGCGCTGACATCGGGGGACTGTGGAGGTACAAG GAGAAACCAGAGCCGGGACGAACCAACATCTATCGTTCACTCATTTGCAACAGCTCCAAAGAAATGCTGTCCTACAGTGACTTCCCTCCCCCAGCCGAGTTCCCCAACAACATGCACCACTCCCAGCTTCTGCAGTATTTGCAGCTGTATGTGGAGCATTTCAATCTCCTACAGCATATCCAGTTCCAG AccactgtgagctgtgtgaaGCAGGGGCCCGACTTCTCTCGTTCAGGCCAGTGGGTGGTGGAGACTGAGAAAAAAGGGAGTGGCAAGGAGAGTCACATCTTTGATGCTGTGATGGTCTGTACTGGACATTACACACAGCCCCACCTTCCACTGAAGGACTTCCCAG GCATAAGTACATTTGCAGGGAAGTATTTCCACAGTTGGGAATATGAGTTTGCCGAGGATCTCCAGGGGAAGAGGATTGTTGTTGTCGGGATTGGGAATTCTGGAGGGGACATCGCCGCAGACAGCAGCAGGGTTGCAGAGCAG GTGTACCTTAGCACTCGACGAGGTGCCTGGGTGGTCAGTCGCATTGGCGACGATGGACTTCCTGCTGATTTTATGCAAGGTGCCCGTCTGTCCATGCTGGTGCAGCGATATCTGCCATCTTGGGCAGACAAATGTACAGCGCAGACGGTCAACCAACACCTCAACCACCGCCTGTATGGACTGCTGCCTTCACATGG GTTTTCTAAACAGATCCCTGTGGTGAATGATGACCTGCCCGGTCGCATCATCTCAGGAAGGGTGGTGGTGAAGCCCAACGTGAAGCAGTTCCGAGGCTCCAGTGTGGTGTTTGAGGACGGGACTGTGGTGGACAAAGTGGACGTGGTGGTCTTCGCCACAGGCTACAATTACGACTTCCCCTTCCTGCCCTCCTCTTTAAAGGCCAAGGCTGGTTATCGTATGTCTCTTTACAAACATGTCTTCCCGCCCAGTCTTGAGTGCCCTACTCTGGCGGTGATCGGGTTTATCCATGGCCTGGGAGCCATTATCCCATTGGCCGAGATGCAGGCACGATGGGCAACCAGGGTCTTTCAAG ggTTGCAGAAACTGCCACCGCAGAAACGCATGCTTCTGGACATTGAGAAAGAGACAAGGGAAATGCATCAGAG GTTTGCCTGCTCCAAGCGCAACCCTCTCCAAGTGGAATATATCCCTTACATGGATGACCTGGCGCGGCAGGTGGGGGTGCTGCCCAACTtcctgggcctgctgctgcgAGACCCTCGTCTGGGTCTGAGTGTGCTGCTGGGTCCCTACACCCCGTACCAGTACCGGCTGCGTGGACCGGGGCGGTGGGAGGGGGCTCGCCAGGCCATACTCACGCAGTGGGAGCGGGTGACCCGGCCCTTTAAAACACGCCCTGTACCAGAGGCCCGGGCCTCTGCCGCGCCTCTGTTGCTCACTGTCTCGGGCGCTGCCCTGCTGCTCGCTGCCGTCTACTCTCAACGCAAAACCCCTGCCATCCTGCCGGATCCTGCAGCCGTCCTGAACAGGCTCTGCTCCCTACCAGGGATCGTGTGGAGGATGCGCCCCTGCCTGAAACTGCAGTGA
- the LOC118225674 gene encoding flavin-containing monooxygenase 5-like isoform X2, giving the protein MLSYSDFPPPAEFPNNMHHSQLLQYLQLYVEHFNLLQHIQFQTTVSCVKQGPDFSRSGQWVVETEKKGSGKESHIFDAVMVCTGHYTQPHLPLKDFPGISTFAGKYFHSWEYEFAEDLQGKRIVVVGIGNSGGDIAADSSRVAEQVYLSTRRGAWVVSRIGDDGLPADFMQGARLSMLVQRYLPSWADKCTAQTVNQHLNHRLYGLLPSHGFSKQIPVVNDDLPGRIISGRVVVKPNVKQFRGSSVVFEDGTVVDKVDVVVFATGYNYDFPFLPSSLKAKAGYRMSLYKHVFPPSLECPTLAVIGFIHGLGAIIPLAEMQARWATRVFQGLQKLPPQKRMLLDIEKETREMHQRFACSKRNPLQVEYIPYMDDLARQVGVLPNFLGLLLRDPRLGLSVLLGPYTPYQYRLRGPGRWEGARQAILTQWERVTRPFKTRPVPEARASAAPLLLTVSGAALLLAAVYSQRKTPAILPDPAAVLNRLCSLPGIVWRMRPCLKLQ; this is encoded by the exons ATGCTGTCCTACAGTGACTTCCCTCCCCCAGCCGAGTTCCCCAACAACATGCACCACTCCCAGCTTCTGCAGTATTTGCAGCTGTATGTGGAGCATTTCAATCTCCTACAGCATATCCAGTTCCAG AccactgtgagctgtgtgaaGCAGGGGCCCGACTTCTCTCGTTCAGGCCAGTGGGTGGTGGAGACTGAGAAAAAAGGGAGTGGCAAGGAGAGTCACATCTTTGATGCTGTGATGGTCTGTACTGGACATTACACACAGCCCCACCTTCCACTGAAGGACTTCCCAG GCATAAGTACATTTGCAGGGAAGTATTTCCACAGTTGGGAATATGAGTTTGCCGAGGATCTCCAGGGGAAGAGGATTGTTGTTGTCGGGATTGGGAATTCTGGAGGGGACATCGCCGCAGACAGCAGCAGGGTTGCAGAGCAG GTGTACCTTAGCACTCGACGAGGTGCCTGGGTGGTCAGTCGCATTGGCGACGATGGACTTCCTGCTGATTTTATGCAAGGTGCCCGTCTGTCCATGCTGGTGCAGCGATATCTGCCATCTTGGGCAGACAAATGTACAGCGCAGACGGTCAACCAACACCTCAACCACCGCCTGTATGGACTGCTGCCTTCACATGG GTTTTCTAAACAGATCCCTGTGGTGAATGATGACCTGCCCGGTCGCATCATCTCAGGAAGGGTGGTGGTGAAGCCCAACGTGAAGCAGTTCCGAGGCTCCAGTGTGGTGTTTGAGGACGGGACTGTGGTGGACAAAGTGGACGTGGTGGTCTTCGCCACAGGCTACAATTACGACTTCCCCTTCCTGCCCTCCTCTTTAAAGGCCAAGGCTGGTTATCGTATGTCTCTTTACAAACATGTCTTCCCGCCCAGTCTTGAGTGCCCTACTCTGGCGGTGATCGGGTTTATCCATGGCCTGGGAGCCATTATCCCATTGGCCGAGATGCAGGCACGATGGGCAACCAGGGTCTTTCAAG ggTTGCAGAAACTGCCACCGCAGAAACGCATGCTTCTGGACATTGAGAAAGAGACAAGGGAAATGCATCAGAG GTTTGCCTGCTCCAAGCGCAACCCTCTCCAAGTGGAATATATCCCTTACATGGATGACCTGGCGCGGCAGGTGGGGGTGCTGCCCAACTtcctgggcctgctgctgcgAGACCCTCGTCTGGGTCTGAGTGTGCTGCTGGGTCCCTACACCCCGTACCAGTACCGGCTGCGTGGACCGGGGCGGTGGGAGGGGGCTCGCCAGGCCATACTCACGCAGTGGGAGCGGGTGACCCGGCCCTTTAAAACACGCCCTGTACCAGAGGCCCGGGCCTCTGCCGCGCCTCTGTTGCTCACTGTCTCGGGCGCTGCCCTGCTGCTCGCTGCCGTCTACTCTCAACGCAAAACCCCTGCCATCCTGCCGGATCCTGCAGCCGTCCTGAACAGGCTCTGCTCCCTACCAGGGATCGTGTGGAGGATGCGCCCCTGCCTGAAACTGCAGTGA
- the LOC118225674 gene encoding flavin-containing monooxygenase 5-like isoform X4 → MTRRVAVIGAGCSGLACIKCCLDEGLVPVCFESSADIGGLWRYKEKPEPGRTNIYRSLICNSSKEMLSYSDFPPPAEFPNNMHHSQLLQYLQLYVEHFNLLQHIQFQTTVSCVKQGPDFSRSGQWVVETEKKGSGKESHIFDAVMVCTGHYTQPHLPLKDFPGISTFAGKYFHSWEYEFAEDLQGKRIVVVGIGNSGGDIAADSSRVAEQVYLSTRRGAWVVSRIGDDGLPADFMQGARLSMLVQRYLPSWADKCTAQTVNQHLNHRLYGLLPSHGFF, encoded by the exons ATGACCCGCCGTGTAGCAGTGATTGGGGCAGGATGCTCAGGACTGGCCTGTATCAAGTGCTGCCTGGATGAGGGGCTGGTGCCTGTCTGCTTCGAGAGCAGCGCTGACATCGGGGGACTGTGGAGGTACAAG GAGAAACCAGAGCCGGGACGAACCAACATCTATCGTTCACTCATTTGCAACAGCTCCAAAGAAATGCTGTCCTACAGTGACTTCCCTCCCCCAGCCGAGTTCCCCAACAACATGCACCACTCCCAGCTTCTGCAGTATTTGCAGCTGTATGTGGAGCATTTCAATCTCCTACAGCATATCCAGTTCCAG AccactgtgagctgtgtgaaGCAGGGGCCCGACTTCTCTCGTTCAGGCCAGTGGGTGGTGGAGACTGAGAAAAAAGGGAGTGGCAAGGAGAGTCACATCTTTGATGCTGTGATGGTCTGTACTGGACATTACACACAGCCCCACCTTCCACTGAAGGACTTCCCAG GCATAAGTACATTTGCAGGGAAGTATTTCCACAGTTGGGAATATGAGTTTGCCGAGGATCTCCAGGGGAAGAGGATTGTTGTTGTCGGGATTGGGAATTCTGGAGGGGACATCGCCGCAGACAGCAGCAGGGTTGCAGAGCAG GTGTACCTTAGCACTCGACGAGGTGCCTGGGTGGTCAGTCGCATTGGCGACGATGGACTTCCTGCTGATTTTATGCAAGGTGCCCGTCTGTCCATGCTGGTGCAGCGATATCTGCCATCTTGGGCAGACAAATGTACAGCGCAGACGGTCAACCAACACCTCAACCACCGCCTGTATGGACTGCTGCCTTCACATGGGT TTTTCTAA
- the LOC118225674 gene encoding flavin-containing monooxygenase 5-like isoform X3 produces the protein MTRRVAVIGAGCSGLACIKCCLDEGLVPVCFESSADIGGLWRYKEKPEPGRTNIYRSLICNSSKEMLSYSDFPPPAEFPNNMHHSQLLQYLQLYVEHFNLLQHIQFQTTVSCVKQGPDFSRSGQWVVETEKKGSGKESHIFDAVMVCTGHYTQPHLPLKDFPGISTFAGKYFHSWEYEFAEDLQGKRIVVVGIGNSGGDIAADSSRVAEQVYLSTRRGAWVVSRIGDDGLPADFMQGARLSMLVQRYLPSWADKCTAQTVNQHLNHRLYGLLPSHGSGSKSVRKNNLQNEVF, from the exons ATGACCCGCCGTGTAGCAGTGATTGGGGCAGGATGCTCAGGACTGGCCTGTATCAAGTGCTGCCTGGATGAGGGGCTGGTGCCTGTCTGCTTCGAGAGCAGCGCTGACATCGGGGGACTGTGGAGGTACAAG GAGAAACCAGAGCCGGGACGAACCAACATCTATCGTTCACTCATTTGCAACAGCTCCAAAGAAATGCTGTCCTACAGTGACTTCCCTCCCCCAGCCGAGTTCCCCAACAACATGCACCACTCCCAGCTTCTGCAGTATTTGCAGCTGTATGTGGAGCATTTCAATCTCCTACAGCATATCCAGTTCCAG AccactgtgagctgtgtgaaGCAGGGGCCCGACTTCTCTCGTTCAGGCCAGTGGGTGGTGGAGACTGAGAAAAAAGGGAGTGGCAAGGAGAGTCACATCTTTGATGCTGTGATGGTCTGTACTGGACATTACACACAGCCCCACCTTCCACTGAAGGACTTCCCAG GCATAAGTACATTTGCAGGGAAGTATTTCCACAGTTGGGAATATGAGTTTGCCGAGGATCTCCAGGGGAAGAGGATTGTTGTTGTCGGGATTGGGAATTCTGGAGGGGACATCGCCGCAGACAGCAGCAGGGTTGCAGAGCAG GTGTACCTTAGCACTCGACGAGGTGCCTGGGTGGTCAGTCGCATTGGCGACGATGGACTTCCTGCTGATTTTATGCAAGGTGCCCGTCTGTCCATGCTGGTGCAGCGATATCTGCCATCTTGGGCAGACAAATGTACAGCGCAGACGGTCAACCAACACCTCAACCACCGCCTGTATGGACTGCTGCCTTCACATGGGTCAGGATCCAAGTCTGTCAGAAAAAACAACCTTCAAAATGAG GTTTTCTAA
- the LOC118225675 gene encoding flavin-containing monooxygenase 5-like, giving the protein MTRRVAVIGAGCSGLACIKCCLDEGLVPVCFESGDDIGGMWRYKERPEPDHCSIYRSLITNTSKEFMCFSDFPMPDHYPNYLHHSQLLQYLRLYAAHFDLLRHIRFQTTVCCVKEGPQFSHSGQWEVETKNGVGDKERHIFDAVLVCTGHFTRPAMPLEDFPGVETFEGKCYHSWEYRHPDALQGKRVVVVGIGNSGGDIAVEISRAARKTFLSTRQGAWVIGRMSDGGLPVDMTMITRCRSLLMHFLPKALVHWAGERGLNQKYDHRLYGLLPKHRLLEGRTLINDDLPGRILSGALVMKPHLQGFRGSSVVFEDGTVEDQIEAVVFCTGYNYSFPFLPSSLFQGHGHELTLYHHVFSPTLKHPTLAIMGLVSARGPFMPVVEMQARWATRVFTGLNQLPPKKTMLNMIETERKRFLKSYPCPKLAAVQVDYITYMDELAKEVGVRPNFLGLLLRDPRLGLSVLLGPCTPYQYRLRGPGRWAGARQAILTQWERVAKPMKTRPVPEPRPSAAPLLLTVSCAALLLTAVYSQRKTPAVLLDPAAVLNRLCSLPGIMWKMCPCLKL; this is encoded by the exons ATGACCCGCCGTGTAGCAGTGATTGGGGCAGGATGCTCAGGACTGGCCTGTATCAAGTGCTGCCTGGATGAGGGGCTGGTGCCTGTCTGCTTCGAGAGCGGGGATGACATCGGGGGAATGTGGAGGTACAAG GAGAGGCCTGAGCCAGACCATTGCAGTATCTACCGCTCCCTCATTACCAACACCTCCAAAGAGTTCATGTGCTTCAGCGACTTCCCCATGCCGGACCATTACCCAAACTACCTGCACCACTCGCAGCTGCTGCAGTACCTGCGCTTATACGCAGCGCATTTTGACCTCCTGCGGCACATTCGCTTCCAG ACCACTGTCTGCTGTGTGAAGGAGGGGCCTCAATTCTCTCATTCTGGCCAGTGGGAAGTGGAGACTAAGAACGGAGTCGGTGACAAAGAGAGGCACATCTTTGATGCTGTTCTGGTGTGTACAGGACATTTTACCCGTCCTGCCATGCCACTTGAAGACTTCCCAG GCGTAGAGACCTTCGAGGGAAAGTGTTACCACAGCTGGGAATACAGGCACCCGGATGCCCTCCAGGGTAAGAGGGTTGTTGTGGTGGGGATCGGTAACTCTGGAGGGGACATTGCTGTGGAGATCAGCAGGGCAGCGCGGAAG ACCTTCCTCAGCACGCGTCAGGGCGCCTGGGTCATAGGTCGCATGTCTGACGGAGGGCTCCCGGTAGATATGACAATGATCACCCGCTGCAGGAGTTTGCTTATGCACTTTTTGCCCAAAGCCTTGGTACActgggcaggggagaggggtcTGAACCAGAAGTATGACCATAGGCTCTACGGCCTGCTTCCCAagcacag ATTACTGGAGGGCAGGACTCTCATCAATGATGACCTTCCTGGCCGCATCCTCTCGGGGGCATTGGTCATGAAGCCTCACCTCCAGGGGTTCCGAGGCTCCAGTGTGGTTTTTGAGGATGGCACCGTGGAGGACCAGATTGAAGCTGTGGTCTTCTGCACGGGCTACAACTACTCTtttcccttccttccttcctccctctttcaaGGCCATGGGCATGAGCTGACGCTGTATCACCATGTCTTCTCGCCCACCCTAAAGCACCCCACTCTGGCTATAATGGGCCTAGTGAGCGCCAGAGGGCCCTTCATGCCTGTAGTGGAGATGCAGGCTCGCTGGGCAACTAGAGTGTTCACAG ggCTGAACCAActtccaccaaaaaaaacaatgctgaaCATGATTGAGACTGAAAGGAAAAGATTTTTGAAAAG TTATCCTTGTCCCAAGCTTGCAGCTGTCCAAGTGGATTACATCACTTACATGGATGAACTGGCGAAGGAGGTGGGGGTGCGGCCCAACTtcctgggcctgctgctgcgAGACCCTCGTCTGGGTCTGAGTGTGCTGCTGGGTCCCTGCACCCCGTACCAGTACCGGCTGCGTGGACCGGGACGGTGGGCGGGGGCTCGCCAGGCCATCCTCACGCAGTGGGAGCGGGTGGCCAAACCCATGAAGACGCGCCCTGTACCAGAGCCCCGACCCTCTGCCGCGCCTCTGTTGCTCACTGTTTCTTGTGCTGCCCTGCTGCTCACTGCCGTCTACTCTCAACGCAAAACCCCTGCCGTCCTGCTGGATCCTGCAGCCGTCCTGAACAGACTCTGCTCCCTACCAGGGATCATGTGGAAGATGTGCCCCTGCCTGAAACTATGA